The genomic window TGTAATAATATACGCTCCATTTTCCTTAAGTATAGCTATCTCGTCTTCTTCAAAGCCACCTTCAGGACCTACTAAAATCCCAATTTTTTTAATTTTTCTTAAATCATAATCTTTATTTTTTAATTCTTCCATAAGAGTCTTAACACCAAAATTTTCAGCATTTTCATATGGAACAATCATTAAATCCATAAGCTTTATTTCACTTATAGCACTCTCAAAGGAAACAGGTTCAGTAACTCTAGGTACGATACTTCTCTTACTTTGCTTAGCTGCCTCTAATGCAATTCTATTTAATCTATCAAGCTTTTTAAAGTCTCCTTTAAGTTTTATATCAACTCTTGATGTTAAAGTAGGTATAAATTCACATATTCCAAGTTCAGTTCCTTTTTGAACTATTAAATCCATCTTTTGAGACTTTGGTAATCCCTGAAATAAATATATCTTAACTTCGCTTTCATTATCTATATCTAGCTTTTCTAATATTGATACTACGACTTCTTGCTTCCCTACAGATTTTATTGCTCCAAGAAACTCTTCTCCATTACAGTTATTTAAAATAACTTTTTCTCCTTCGGCAAGTCTTAAAACCTTGTATATATGTTTTACATCATCACCTAAAATTGTACATTCATTTTCTGAAAAATTCTCTCTTGGAGTAAAAAATTTATGCATTACATTCTCTCCTTAAAATAAAATTACTTTAATTTAGCAACTATACAGTTCCATTCTCCATCCTTATTTATTTCAAGAACTTCAAACCCTGTTTCCTCTAACTTATTAGTTACCATTTCAACTCTATCATGAATAATACCTGATGTTATAAAATATCCACCATCATTTATTACTCTTTTCACGTCCTCTGTTAATATACATATAATTTCAGCTATTATATTAGCTACAACTATATCTGCTTTTCCATCAATAACTTCAACTAGGTTTCCATATAGAATTTCTATATTATCTAAGTTATTAAATCCAACATTTTCTTTAGCTGATTCTACAGCCACTGGATCTAAATCTACTCCAACAGCTAGTTTAGCTCCTAATTTTGCTGCTGATATAGCTAATATTCCTGATCCACATCCAACATCAAATACAGTACTATCTTCTTTAACGTATCTTTCTAAAGCTTGTATACACATTCTAGTAGTTTCATGAGTACCTGTTCCAAAAGCCATTCCAGGATCAAGTTCCACTAATAATTCATTATCTTTAATTTCATATTCTTCCCAAATTGGCTTAACAACTATTTTATCTCCAACTTTAGTAGGCTTATAGTATTTTTTCCAATTGTTTGCCCAGTCTTCTTCAAACATTTTTTCATTTTCAACTTTTCCTTCACCTACATCGATACCAATTTCTCTAAGTTCATTTATCTTTTCATTTATATAAACTAAAATTTCTTCTATATTATCTTCTTCTGCAAAATAAGCTTTTACTACTGCAACAGTACCTTTATGCTCTAATACATTAATATCTGCAAAATCCCAAGTTAATGGTCCTTGTTCTCTTCCTAATATATCATTTGGGTCTTCTATAGCAATCCCCTTGCAATCTAATCCATAAAATATTCCTGAAATAGGTTCAAGAGCCTCACTTTTAGTTATTACTCTTACCTCTATCCATGTTCCTTCCATTAAAACCAGTCCTTTCAAACATACTTTGACTAATTTATTATTTTACACTTATGTTGAGTATCTGTCTAGTTTTAAGTTAAAGTTTCTTTTCTTAAATCTAAAAAAATAAACAGACACTCTAAAATCAAGAGAATCTGTTTATTAAATCAATATTATCTAGCTAACTTTACAGCCTCTAATACTTTATTATAACTAGGTTCATTTGTTATTTCTTCTAAATATTCAACAAATGTTACATTATCTTGTGAATCAACAACAAATGATGCTCTTGTTAATAGTCCTAGCTCTTTTATATATGTTCCTGTTGCTTCTCCAAAGCTCCTATCTTTATAATCAGATACAGTTTTAACTACCTCTACTCCAGCTGCGCCACACCATCTTACTTGTGCAAATGGTAAGTCCATAGAAACCGTATAGCAAGTTACTCCTTGAAGTTTTGCTACTTCTTCATTAAATTTTCTTACTTCCATATCACAAACTCCAGTATCAATAGATGGAACACTTAAAAATACTCTAACTCCCCTTGTATCTTTTAAAGTAACAGGATTTAAATCATTTCCTACTACTACAAAATCTCTAAGTTTTTCTCCAACTTTAACTGTGCTTCCTTGTAATGTTAATGGATCTCCTTGAAATGTTACTTTTTTCATAATATATAGTCTCCTCTCAAGTTTAGTATATCATTACTATACTTCCTAAACTTATTTATTATTATACTTATAATATAGAAAGTAATTATTATTTTCAAATATATATTATTCTTTTTTTATTTTATAAATATTTTTCAAGTCATTACTATTTATGAAATAACTAACCAAATACCCATTAAAATAGATAAAATAACTCCTAAAGCCCCTAAATTTTCTCCCATATATTTCATTAATAATTCCCTTGGAATCCAAACATCCATAAGTCCTAATAACATCATTATTGGTGGCAACACACCAATCATCTAATAAAAACTATTCTTTGCACTTTCTAAACTTTTGACTCCTATTTCTTTATTAAAATAAAATAATACTATAAGAAATATTGATGAAATAATAAAGAAATAATATCTTTTAATTATTTTATTCAATATATTCATATAATAATCATAACCTTTCCTAGTACAAATGCTACTATAAAAGAATGTATTTTATTAGTGCAGGTGATATTTTATCTATATAAAAATAACCTATATTTATTAGATATAGGTTATTAAAGAGTACTATACTAAGTACTTATTTACTAAATTTTTAAAATTCTCATTATTACTTTTTATATACTCATCATATCTTAATTCTGCTTTATCTATATTTACAGCCAGTTCATATAAAAATTCTGGTATTTTACTAGCTAATATATCACCATAACAATCACCAAGTTTAGTTTTATTAACTGCAAATGAACCATCAACATAAAGGGAGAAACATTCACAAACTTCATCGTTAACTCTCTTCTTTTTACCAGTAAAACCTATAGGACCTACTTGATGTACTCCACAAGAATTTCCACATCCAGATATATATATTCTAGGTAATACATCTTTTGTAAAATTCTTTTCTTTAAAATAATCTAAAATAGCTTTTAAAGTTCCTTGACTATTACATAAACCTACTTGACATGTTGGGACTCCTATACATGAAACACTTTGCTCAAATACGGTTTTACCTCCCATATCTTCTGTTAATTTTAATAGTTCTTCTGCTTCTTTTCCATTTAAATTTCTAAAATAAATACCTTCAGTCATCGCTAGTCTAAATTCTACATCACTCATTTTATCTACTAAATCTAAGATAGCTTTTAAATCTTTTACTTCAAGCTGTCCTCCTACTGGATGTAAATATACACTATATAATCCTTTTTGTTTTTGTTTGAATAATCTTGTTGATTTAATCTTTGTCTCTATTCCCGGTTTATTATATTCTTTAGTTTTTATATTTAATAAATCTAAATCTCCTTTAGCTTTAACTTCATCAACATGATTTTTAAAACATGCTATAAATTCCTCTTCTCCCATTCTATCTAAAATATATCTTACACGAGCTTTATTCCTATTTTCATAGTTTCCTTCTGCAATAAATAAGTTAACCATACCCTCTACATAATATAAAACCTCTTTTGGGTCTATAAGTTCTTTATATTTTACTGCTATTTTAGGATTCTGTCCTAAGCCTCCTCCTAAATAAACTTGAAAATATTCATTACCATCTTTATTAACAGCTAAAAAACCTAAATCTTGAACTGTACAGTGCGCTCCATCCGCATTACTACTTGAAAATGAAACTTTTAACTTTCTAGGTAATTTATATGTATAAATTCTTTCTAGAAAATAGTTTCCAACAGCCATTGCATATGGTGTAACATCAAAAGCTTCATCAGTATTAACTCCTGATAAAGGTGATATAGCTACATTTCTTGGGAAATTACCACCTGATCCCCTAGTATATATGTCATTATCTAAAGCCTCCTTCATTAAATCACAAACTTCATCTATAGATAATCCATGGAATTGAATTGCTTGACGAGTGGTAAAATGTATTCTTTCCATTCCATATTTTTTAGCAAATTCATATATAATTTTCATTTCTTCTAAATTAGTAATTCCTGAAGGGATTCTAAGTCTAATCATAAACTCTTTTCCTCCACGATGCGCATAAACACCAAATCCTCCTGAAGCATGTTTAAATTGCATTACATTTAATTCACCATTTAAAAATTTATGTCCTTTTTCTCTAAAATCTTCAATCTCATCGTATAGTATTTTTTTTAATTTAGTCATGTTATCACCTCAAAATTTATTTATCCCCTCATAGTGTATATTATATCATCAAAAATAATTCACATTTATTGAATATTTTTATAATAGTCATTAGTAAAAACCTATATAATAAAAAAGAGATTCTAACCATTTATGTTAGAATCTCTTTTTACTATTTCTTCCCAAACAGATCTTTAAAGCCCTTTTTATGAGTTACTACTTCATCTACACTCTCTCCTGATGCTTCCATAAACATCTTTAAAGCTTCTTTTTGTTTTTCATTTAATGACTTAGGTATATCTACTATTACCTTAACGTATTGATCTCCTCTACCTGAGGAATTAACTCTTGGAACACCTTTTCCTTTTAATCTAAATAAAGTTCCTGATTGAGTTCCTTGTGGTATTGTATATTTAACATCACCATCAACTGTAGCAACTGTTATTTCTGTTCCTAAAGCGGCCTTTGCCATTGAAATATGAGCATCTACATATATGTCATTACCTTTTCTTACAAACTTCTTTGATGGAGCTACATTAATTCTAATATATAAGTCTCCTGGTGGACCATCATTAGTTCCATGTTCTCCTTGTC from Clostridium septicum includes these protein-coding regions:
- the prmA gene encoding 50S ribosomal protein L11 methyltransferase, which gives rise to MEGTWIEVRVITKSEALEPISGIFYGLDCKGIAIEDPNDILGREQGPLTWDFADINVLEHKGTVAVVKAYFAEEDNIEEILVYINEKINELREIGIDVGEGKVENEKMFEEDWANNWKKYYKPTKVGDKIVVKPIWEEYEIKDNELLVELDPGMAFGTGTHETTRMCIQALERYVKEDSTVFDVGCGSGILAISAAKLGAKLAVGVDLDPVAVESAKENVGFNNLDNIEILYGNLVEVIDGKADIVVANIIAEIICILTEDVKRVINDGGYFITSGIIHDRVEMVTNKLEETGFEVLEINKDGEWNCIVAKLK
- a CDS encoding RsmE family RNA methyltransferase — protein: MHKFFTPRENFSENECTILGDDVKHIYKVLRLAEGEKVILNNCNGEEFLGAIKSVGKQEVVVSILEKLDIDNESEVKIYLFQGLPKSQKMDLIVQKGTELGICEFIPTLTSRVDIKLKGDFKKLDRLNRIALEAAKQSKRSIVPRVTEPVSFESAISEIKLMDLMIVPYENAENFGVKTLMEELKNKDYDLRKIKKIGILVGPEGGFEEDEIAILKENGAYIITLGSRILRTETAGFVATSLIQYELGDLGGKI
- the tpx gene encoding thiol peroxidase; this encodes MKKVTFQGDPLTLQGSTVKVGEKLRDFVVVGNDLNPVTLKDTRGVRVFLSVPSIDTGVCDMEVRKFNEEVAKLQGVTCYTVSMDLPFAQVRWCGAAGVEVVKTVSDYKDRSFGEATGTYIKELGLLTRASFVVDSQDNVTFVEYLEEITNEPSYNKVLEAVKLAR
- a CDS encoding nitrite/sulfite reductase — encoded protein: MTKLKKILYDEIEDFREKGHKFLNGELNVMQFKHASGGFGVYAHRGGKEFMIRLRIPSGITNLEEMKIIYEFAKKYGMERIHFTTRQAIQFHGLSIDEVCDLMKEALDNDIYTRGSGGNFPRNVAISPLSGVNTDEAFDVTPYAMAVGNYFLERIYTYKLPRKLKVSFSSSNADGAHCTVQDLGFLAVNKDGNEYFQVYLGGGLGQNPKIAVKYKELIDPKEVLYYVEGMVNLFIAEGNYENRNKARVRYILDRMGEEEFIACFKNHVDEVKAKGDLDLLNIKTKEYNKPGIETKIKSTRLFKQKQKGLYSVYLHPVGGQLEVKDLKAILDLVDKMSDVEFRLAMTEGIYFRNLNGKEAEELLKLTEDMGGKTVFEQSVSCIGVPTCQVGLCNSQGTLKAILDYFKEKNFTKDVLPRIYISGCGNSCGVHQVGPIGFTGKKKRVNDEVCECFSLYVDGSFAVNKTKLGDCYGDILASKIPEFLYELAVNIDKAELRYDEYIKSNNENFKNLVNKYLV